From the Ruminiclostridium josui JCM 17888 genome, one window contains:
- a CDS encoding dockerin type I domain-containing protein — protein sequence MKKSNFITFLLLVALITLCIPTTSFAASTVSGSEVLIIGDSFLALSHDITKRLEQNAKNDGVLASNDQFRDLSVSGTMLSGGISPNIPQQFQNGVNAGKVKYVIMDGGGNDCIAGNVNNAAAAARTLFEQMGKSGVVKVFYMFYPDAQGGLAGMLNPNLNALRPQIQSIVTNSTSPKGYFFDLRPTFEGKYSSYILSDGIHPTLAGSNAAADAIWAEMKKIGFFETSTTPTQKVGDCNNDGNIDAIDFSLLKQYIMNGSTTYDKYMDLNADNTINALDFAIMKKYLLGMVSTLPSV from the coding sequence ATGAAGAAATCCAATTTTATCACTTTCCTATTGTTGGTAGCATTAATTACTCTTTGTATACCAACAACTTCATTTGCTGCAAGCACAGTTTCAGGAAGTGAAGTCCTAATAATAGGAGATTCATTTTTAGCATTGTCTCATGATATTACAAAAAGATTGGAGCAAAATGCAAAGAACGATGGAGTTTTGGCTTCAAACGACCAATTCAGAGATCTCTCTGTAAGCGGAACTATGTTAAGTGGAGGAATATCACCAAACATTCCTCAACAGTTTCAGAATGGTGTAAATGCAGGTAAAGTAAAATACGTAATAATGGATGGTGGCGGAAATGACTGCATAGCTGGAAATGTTAATAATGCAGCTGCAGCAGCAAGAACCTTATTTGAACAAATGGGTAAAAGCGGAGTTGTAAAAGTGTTTTATATGTTTTACCCAGATGCTCAAGGGGGACTGGCTGGTATGCTAAATCCAAATCTTAACGCTCTCAGACCACAGATCCAGAGTATTGTAACTAATTCAACTTCACCAAAAGGATATTTCTTTGACTTAAGACCAACTTTTGAAGGAAAATATTCTTCATACATTTTATCTGATGGAATTCATCCTACATTAGCAGGAAGTAATGCAGCAGCAGACGCTATATGGGCAGAAATGAAAAAGATTGGTTTCTTTGAAACTAGCACTACACCTACACAAAAAGTCGGAGATTGTAACAATGACGGAAATATTGATGCTATAGATTTTTCATTATTAAAGCAGTATATAATGAATGGTTCAACTACATATGATAAATATATGGATTTAAATGCTGATAATACAATAAATGCATTAGATTTTGCAATTATGAAAAAGTATTTGCTGGGAATGGTAAGTACTTTGCCTTCTGTGTAA
- a CDS encoding radical SAM/SPASM domain-containing protein: MKHLYKNSNKYYLLDSGQMRFYVIPDNLSSLLDTYNSQELDKAAKQFNLPGSEEHISEIIKEDPQKCKRLILNISEVCNLSCKYCYAHGGNYKQDSYMKNMSLDTLKKVVARTCELYPHGISQIQFFGGEPLLNKEVLFSGVEWIENYFKSLGLDCPIFTMVTNGTLIDEKCIAIFNKYFESVTLSLDGSKQVNDQKRIYKDDPSSVYERVVDVINLMNKDKREFYICIEGTIHEGHIREFEEKKSMESFIALKNLGADIIHISPLIGDTGISCDCGKAYCDFFEAWVKEEFKSGIENTKTRTVASLLYAAKQRKAYGNGCGATETDLATDVDGKMYPCFMFIGEQKFSLGYAFDDLALQQEKLLSIRELLRQANDNTECNNCWVKPICSKTYGHCIGARYLTNGDISRPIKEVCDISKCVIENIFVESYNMYGIKR; encoded by the coding sequence ATGAAACATTTGTATAAAAACAGTAATAAATACTACTTGCTTGATTCCGGGCAAATGCGATTCTATGTAATACCCGATAATTTGTCCTCTCTGTTAGACACTTATAATTCCCAAGAACTGGATAAAGCTGCGAAACAGTTTAATTTACCCGGTTCTGAGGAACATATTTCAGAAATAATCAAAGAAGACCCTCAAAAATGTAAGCGTTTAATTTTAAACATAAGCGAAGTCTGTAATTTATCTTGTAAATATTGCTATGCCCACGGAGGGAATTATAAACAAGATTCTTATATGAAGAATATGTCGTTGGATACGCTGAAAAAAGTTGTGGCACGAACTTGTGAGCTTTATCCCCATGGAATATCTCAAATTCAGTTTTTCGGTGGTGAACCCTTATTAAATAAAGAAGTTCTCTTTTCAGGAGTAGAATGGATTGAGAACTATTTTAAAAGTTTAGGTCTGGATTGCCCAATATTTACTATGGTTACAAATGGGACATTGATTGACGAAAAGTGCATTGCTATATTTAATAAATATTTTGAGTCTGTAACTTTAAGCTTAGATGGTTCGAAGCAGGTTAATGACCAAAAGAGAATTTATAAGGACGATCCTTCTTCTGTATATGAGCGTGTTGTGGATGTAATTAATCTGATGAATAAGGATAAAAGAGAGTTCTATATCTGTATAGAAGGTACTATTCACGAGGGGCATATCCGGGAATTTGAAGAGAAGAAGAGCATGGAATCATTTATAGCACTAAAAAACCTCGGGGCAGATATTATACATATTAGTCCTCTAATAGGAGACACGGGTATTAGCTGTGATTGCGGTAAAGCATATTGCGATTTTTTTGAAGCATGGGTGAAGGAAGAATTTAAGAGTGGAATAGAAAATACAAAAACCAGGACAGTAGCCAGTCTTTTATATGCAGCAAAGCAGAGAAAAGCTTATGGAAATGGCTGTGGTGCTACAGAAACTGATCTTGCCACTGATGTGGATGGAAAAATGTATCCTTGCTTTATGTTTATTGGTGAGCAGAAATTTTCACTTGGCTATGCTTTTGATGACTTGGCATTACAACAGGAGAAGCTTCTAAGTATAAGAGAATTGTTGCGTCAGGCCAATGATAATACGGAGTGTAATAATTGTTGGGTGAAACCCATATGTTCTAAAACCTATGGACACTGTATAGGAGCCCGTTATCTAACAAATGGAGATATATCCAGACCTATTAAAGAGGTTTGTGATATTAGTAAATGCGTAATTGAGAATATTTTTGTTGAATCCTACAATATGTATGGAATTAAGAGATAA
- a CDS encoding FtsX-like permease family protein has translation MKKILQVLLKNKRAKDYKLLLCRITVVVTSLTLFTALNALPLLEESIKQDLRQTTVGEANYIVTHSANELFNKFAVDKGKKLDVLSLNASIAGQKNTKINVWGTEYSTFLEVFGNTYTERGEVSFPTALKDNEVLVSPKIGERLNISDGSKIDIELFGQKLSATAVIAPKDNYFVKANENLVVCNPGILYDTLKISPESITLCFLYDIQKDSNTIKKLEENKDTFYIKDAIDPEYISSNMATYYGIDFMIFIFILLIAIDILKSTGLIYVTERSKFIGTLRSNGAEKKNIVSLFSRIGLNISLTGCILGMCIGLALVILFAKFGIGIPNPFVVIDIVFLIVSIIITLGVTVLISRISFVKPVKQLLKKSDRSLILEDVSKSMQQESNSKYALIYPTLLVLLFILGFWISNWGVAVVLLYSVALVFVLLKSVKVIFTAFKNRIKEKTGKGLLRISSKNVGTNIYLRKTLKLTATISLFITIVGVLIFSVLSAMTSFYKDYRSDAFVRLDDGTFKKEELAAISSAPGVTDTFTYYSGKVTIINSDEKRQVSVIGIDDPETYDKNFFNLKLTWLDGFEPAMFNKSENVIMSKIICNRFGFKLGDKVKLNDGKIDKNFTIVAMTPSLQELGDMVYISRHDSDFCEGSILNGVYIKCKDTESLEKSVEDIFYNRNYRYKDVSQMKENDITNGMQIIIFFLSFAALVGMASITGIYSNYKLSYIMRKKEFAIFYSNGYSRQHILRMLISEIAIISTLGYLAGILILWIVKKPLENLMELVELPIKLSMKAEVFLAMLLVVIAMMLINIVLACKTSRISRDKIIEELKK, from the coding sequence TTGAAAAAAATATTACAAGTATTATTAAAGAACAAGAGAGCAAAAGATTATAAGCTTTTATTATGCAGGATAACGGTAGTTGTTACAAGCTTGACTTTGTTTACAGCATTAAATGCCCTTCCCTTATTAGAAGAATCAATAAAACAGGACTTGAGACAAACAACAGTTGGGGAAGCAAATTATATTGTTACACATTCAGCTAATGAATTGTTTAATAAATTTGCAGTAGACAAAGGTAAAAAGCTCGATGTCTTGTCGCTTAATGCAAGTATAGCGGGACAAAAAAATACAAAGATTAATGTATGGGGAACTGAATACAGTACTTTCCTTGAGGTGTTTGGTAATACATACACTGAACGAGGAGAGGTTTCTTTCCCAACTGCATTAAAAGATAATGAAGTGTTAGTATCTCCTAAAATTGGTGAAAGACTCAATATATCTGACGGTAGTAAAATCGACATTGAATTATTTGGCCAAAAGTTGTCAGCTACTGCTGTAATCGCCCCAAAAGACAATTACTTTGTTAAGGCCAATGAGAATTTAGTTGTTTGTAATCCCGGTATTTTATACGACACTCTTAAAATAAGCCCTGAATCAATTACCCTCTGTTTTTTATATGATATTCAAAAGGATAGCAATACAATAAAGAAATTAGAAGAGAATAAAGATACCTTTTACATAAAAGATGCGATTGACCCTGAGTATATTTCTTCTAATATGGCAACTTATTATGGCATAGATTTTATGATTTTCATATTTATCCTATTGATAGCAATTGATATCCTTAAATCAACCGGGCTGATATATGTTACGGAACGTTCTAAATTTATAGGAACCCTCCGTAGCAATGGTGCAGAGAAAAAGAATATAGTGAGTCTTTTTTCAAGGATTGGGTTAAACATTTCTCTGACAGGTTGCATTTTAGGTATGTGTATCGGATTGGCATTGGTAATCTTATTTGCTAAGTTTGGCATAGGAATACCAAATCCATTTGTAGTAATTGATATAGTCTTTTTGATAGTTTCTATAATAATAACTTTAGGTGTAACTGTACTTATTTCAAGAATAAGTTTTGTCAAACCGGTTAAACAATTGTTGAAAAAATCTGATAGAAGCTTAATTCTTGAAGATGTATCAAAAAGTATGCAGCAAGAAAGTAATAGCAAATATGCTTTAATATATCCTACTCTTCTTGTATTATTGTTTATTTTGGGATTTTGGATTTCAAATTGGGGAGTGGCAGTGGTTTTACTCTATTCTGTAGCTTTAGTCTTTGTGTTGCTTAAAAGTGTAAAGGTTATTTTTACAGCTTTTAAGAACAGAATAAAGGAAAAAACAGGTAAAGGGTTATTGCGTATTTCTTCGAAAAATGTGGGAACTAATATTTATTTGAGAAAAACCCTTAAACTTACTGCAACTATTTCTTTATTTATAACTATAGTTGGCGTATTAATATTTTCAGTACTTTCGGCTATGACAAGTTTTTATAAAGACTATAGATCTGATGCCTTTGTCAGGTTAGATGATGGAACCTTCAAAAAGGAAGAGCTGGCCGCAATTAGCTCGGCACCTGGTGTTACAGACACATTTACATACTACAGCGGGAAAGTAACCATTATTAATTCAGACGAAAAACGCCAGGTAAGTGTAATAGGTATAGATGATCCTGAGACTTATGATAAAAACTTTTTCAACTTGAAGCTAACATGGTTAGATGGCTTTGAGCCTGCTATGTTTAATAAGAGTGAAAATGTGATTATGAGTAAAATTATTTGTAATCGATTTGGATTTAAACTTGGTGACAAAGTTAAACTGAACGACGGTAAAATAGATAAAAACTTTACTATTGTTGCTATGACCCCAAGTTTACAGGAACTGGGGGACATGGTGTACATTTCAAGACATGACAGCGATTTTTGTGAAGGTAGTATACTGAATGGGGTTTACATAAAATGCAAAGATACAGAATCCCTGGAAAAATCCGTCGAAGATATTTTTTATAATAGAAACTACAGATATAAAGATGTTTCACAAATGAAAGAAAATGACATAACCAATGGTATGCAGATTATTATCTTCTTTTTATCTTTTGCAGCATTGGTTGGAATGGCTAGTATAACCGGAATATATAGCAATTATAAATTAAGTTATATAATGAGAAAAAAAGAATTTGCTATTTTTTACTCAAATGGGTATAGCAGACAGCATATATTAAGAATGCTTATTTCTGAGATAGCTATCATAAGCACACTTGGATATTTAGCGGGAATACTGATTCTCTGGATAGTCAAAAAACCATTGGAAAACCTTATGGAGTTAGTGGAGCTGCCAATTAAGCTAAGTATGAAAGCAGAGGTATTTTTAGCAATGCTCCTTGTTGTTATAGCTATGATGTTAATTAATATAGTATTAGCATGCAAAACAAGTCGGATATCAAGAGACAAAATTATTGAGGAATTAAAGAAGTAG
- a CDS encoding ABC transporter ATP-binding protein — MEIIRAEGLKKIYKAGVVETEIIKGIDLSIQSGEFVTITGPSGSGKSTLLYLLSGMEPLTEGKVLFNNEDISEMDDAKLSLIRRKDMAFVFQFYNLLTEMSVTDNVLLPSLIMTNPLDDSRLQKMLQLVGLEQYGSKYPYELSGGQQQRVAIARALYTNPKVIFADEPTGNLDSVNSKKVMDIFKQINEQTGITIVMVTHSPKYADYGTQKIYLEDGRIC, encoded by the coding sequence ATGGAGATAATTAGAGCAGAAGGTTTAAAGAAGATATATAAAGCAGGGGTTGTTGAAACAGAGATAATAAAAGGAATTGACTTATCTATCCAATCAGGTGAATTTGTAACTATTACCGGACCTTCAGGTTCAGGGAAAAGTACACTATTGTATTTACTTAGTGGTATGGAACCATTAACAGAGGGAAAAGTACTGTTTAATAATGAGGATATATCTGAAATGGATGATGCAAAACTATCATTAATCAGAAGGAAAGATATGGCGTTTGTTTTTCAGTTTTATAATCTTCTGACAGAGATGAGCGTAACAGATAATGTATTACTGCCTTCATTGATTATGACAAACCCCTTGGATGATTCCCGTTTGCAAAAGATGCTGCAATTAGTAGGTTTGGAACAGTATGGAAGCAAGTATCCATATGAGCTTTCCGGTGGTCAGCAACAACGTGTTGCAATTGCCAGGGCACTTTATACTAATCCAAAGGTAATATTTGCAGATGAACCTACAGGTAATTTGGATTCCGTCAACAGTAAAAAAGTTATGGATATTTTTAAGCAAATAAACGAACAGACGGGAATAACCATTGTAATGGTTACACATTCCCCGAAGTATGCAGATTATGGTACACAAAAAATATATCTGGAGGATGGAAGAATATGCTGA
- a CDS encoding BtrH N-terminal domain-containing protein, which produces MLTHNIPTRIDLEFSKIVTPRELGDCRTQAFCLMLNHYGYKITTQDIFGIGNGLSFLIQKVNYNGFDLMALSGRNFEAEMKCCSTIGALCEEKTFEYNPNIEMEQIPFHMEIIEKVAEGHPVLLQCDVYYMTYLTNIKRNHNEYHMVIVLGYDLDKKELTVLDSVSNDIHKIDMHQMYKAMFEKQYDEEKKPRWYVFEKLTKKEQLVRISSDIYIKSLSEQGKYMNEKDGPLESMKTIHEFLMSIRKRAEMGSLSHEKYLAFTIEMNSIMLRRQDELNGTCFRSLYIKFLKDMFEQKIIEREKWTSLVRILNDLEDKWKIITFKIRYFKGSVIEKSDIFLSALEQIYSLEKILTMELMNI; this is translated from the coding sequence ATGCTGACGCATAATATTCCTACAAGGATAGATTTAGAGTTTAGCAAGATTGTAACACCCCGAGAACTGGGAGATTGCAGAACACAAGCATTCTGTCTCATGCTTAACCACTATGGCTACAAAATTACCACACAGGATATATTTGGTATAGGTAACGGGTTAAGTTTCTTGATTCAGAAGGTAAATTACAACGGCTTTGATTTAATGGCCCTCTCAGGCAGGAATTTTGAAGCTGAGATGAAATGTTGTAGCACTATAGGGGCTTTGTGTGAAGAAAAAACCTTTGAATATAACCCTAATATTGAAATGGAACAGATTCCATTTCATATGGAGATAATTGAAAAAGTGGCAGAGGGTCATCCAGTTTTACTACAATGCGATGTATACTATATGACTTATCTCACCAATATTAAGAGAAATCATAATGAATATCATATGGTCATCGTTTTAGGTTATGATTTAGATAAAAAAGAACTGACTGTTTTAGATAGTGTTTCAAATGACATACATAAGATTGATATGCATCAGATGTATAAGGCCATGTTTGAAAAGCAGTATGATGAAGAAAAGAAGCCCAGATGGTATGTTTTTGAAAAACTCACAAAAAAAGAACAACTAGTAAGAATTAGCTCTGACATATATATAAAATCACTATCAGAACAAGGTAAATATATGAATGAAAAGGATGGGCCTTTGGAAAGCATGAAGACAATACATGAATTCTTAATGTCCATCCGCAAAAGAGCAGAAATGGGTTCTCTAAGCCATGAAAAGTACCTTGCATTTACAATTGAAATGAATAGCATAATGCTACGACGACAGGATGAGCTCAATGGGACATGCTTTAGAAGTCTTTACATAAAATTTTTGAAAGACATGTTTGAACAGAAAATAATTGAACGGGAAAAGTGGACAAGTCTGGTCAGAATTCTGAATGATTTGGAAGACAAATGGAAAATAATAACCTTTAAAATCAGATATTTTAAAGGCTCTGTTATAGAAAAAAGTGATATTTTTCTTAGTGCTTTAGAGCAAATTTATAGTCTGGAAAAAATATTGACAATGGAACTGATGAATATTTAG
- a CDS encoding acyl carrier protein, translating to MQEELEKMMKEIREMIQDRLMLSCEPEDIDVDALIFEVEGIDEEHKNLPNLGLDSVDGLEIMVGIKNLYNVKLDAEKEPQAYKSVRTLAEAVYNHLHEKECEG from the coding sequence ATGCAAGAAGAATTAGAAAAGATGATGAAAGAAATCAGGGAGATGATACAGGATAGATTAATGTTATCCTGTGAGCCGGAGGATATTGATGTAGATGCCCTTATTTTCGAGGTTGAAGGAATAGATGAAGAACATAAAAACCTACCTAACCTGGGGCTGGACTCTGTTGACGGATTAGAAATTATGGTTGGAATCAAAAACTTATATAATGTAAAACTTGATGCAGAGAAAGAACCGCAAGCGTATAAGTCGGTAAGGACATTGGCAGAGGCAGTTTATAATCATTTACATGAAAAAGAATGTGAGGGTTAG
- a CDS encoding beta-ketoacyl-[acyl-carrier-protein] synthase family protein translates to MSNKKVSVVVTGVGAVAPNGKNARDFYQNCISGVTGIRESSVMKDFNYMTKYAGEIVTDKPLRWESKFREIGERACADMLEDAQISKEYIEKLKERAVFSLASANLGSLRLEPLLRIKYGFDYTGITYDPGEYIKSNCSMLDFNSADCFYHFSNILGISGNVMGVNAACASGTLAIGEAVRMIETGRADMAVTAGIDVLSDLSLAGFNSLENLSTTPCKPFDINREGITIGEGAAFIMLEREDLALQRGAKIYGRIFGFASMNEAYHVTAPDPSGKGAFFCMNKVLEKIKGLQGKSLYINAHGTSTSVNDAMEIKAMELLSQTHKIDHLWFSSTKSMIGHCLGAAGSLEFVCSVIGLKEGTMPVSISVENPMEYDNKIMTLVTDKSKSRQYDLFLSNSFAFAGNMACIGVEQL, encoded by the coding sequence ATGTCAAACAAAAAGGTATCTGTTGTGGTTACTGGAGTGGGTGCCGTCGCTCCAAATGGTAAAAATGCCAGAGATTTTTATCAAAACTGTATTTCGGGAGTAACCGGCATTCGTGAAAGCTCAGTAATGAAAGATTTTAATTACATGACAAAGTATGCGGGTGAAATAGTAACGGATAAGCCTTTGAGATGGGAATCAAAGTTCAGGGAAATCGGGGAACGGGCTTGTGCGGATATGCTTGAGGATGCTCAAATAAGTAAAGAGTATATTGAAAAACTCAAGGAACGGGCAGTTTTCAGCTTGGCTTCAGCTAATCTTGGAAGTCTGCGGTTAGAGCCACTATTGCGAATTAAGTATGGGTTCGATTATACAGGAATTACATACGATCCCGGTGAGTACATAAAAAGTAACTGTAGCATGCTGGATTTTAATTCTGCTGATTGCTTTTATCATTTTAGTAATATCCTCGGAATAAGTGGCAACGTAATGGGTGTAAATGCGGCATGTGCCTCAGGAACCCTTGCTATTGGAGAGGCAGTAAGAATGATTGAGACCGGTCGTGCAGATATGGCAGTTACAGCAGGTATAGATGTACTCAGTGATTTAAGCTTGGCAGGATTTAATTCCTTGGAAAATTTAAGTACAACACCATGTAAACCTTTTGATATAAACCGTGAGGGCATAACAATTGGCGAGGGCGCTGCTTTTATAATGCTTGAACGTGAAGACTTAGCCCTACAAAGGGGTGCAAAGATTTACGGAAGAATATTTGGTTTTGCTTCGATGAATGAGGCTTACCATGTAACTGCCCCTGATCCCAGTGGTAAAGGTGCATTTTTCTGTATGAATAAAGTTTTGGAAAAAATAAAAGGCTTACAGGGAAAATCTTTATATATCAATGCTCACGGTACCTCTACTTCTGTCAATGATGCCATGGAAATCAAAGCAATGGAATTACTCAGCCAAACTCATAAAATAGATCATCTTTGGTTTTCATCAACAAAGTCAATGATTGGACATTGTCTGGGTGCAGCAGGAAGTTTAGAGTTTGTGTGCTCTGTCATAGGACTTAAAGAGGGTACTATGCCGGTCTCTATTTCGGTGGAAAACCCTATGGAATATGATAATAAAATTATGACTCTTGTAACAGATAAATCGAAATCAAGGCAATACGACCTGTTTTTATCTAATTCATTTGCTTTTGCCGGGAATATGGCATGTATCGGAGTTGAACAACTTTAG
- the fabZ gene encoding 3-hydroxyacyl-ACP dehydratase FabZ has translation MKINILEIMKHRYPFLLIDKVIDFEYLKSAKVIKNVSYNEPWVQGHYPNHPIMPGVLLIEAMGQASAFITIDFSKEETKPKYGYLIKVDNVKFVRPVYPGDQIVISSKLIEMVDNYICIQSVCRVDDKVVAKCKLTYILKEENDEL, from the coding sequence ATGAAGATTAACATTCTCGAAATTATGAAACACAGATATCCGTTTCTTTTAATAGACAAGGTAATAGACTTTGAATACCTTAAATCAGCTAAGGTTATTAAAAATGTAAGTTATAATGAACCCTGGGTTCAAGGCCATTATCCAAACCACCCAATAATGCCCGGTGTACTGCTGATAGAGGCTATGGGGCAGGCTAGTGCTTTTATAACTATAGATTTTAGTAAAGAAGAAACTAAACCTAAATATGGATACCTTATAAAAGTAGATAATGTTAAATTTGTCAGGCCTGTTTATCCGGGAGACCAAATAGTGATTTCTTCAAAACTGATAGAAATGGTTGATAATTACATTTGTATTCAGTCAGTTTGTAGGGTGGACGATAAGGTTGTTGCAAAATGTAAACTTACCTATATTTTAAAGGAGGAGAATGATGAGTTGTAA
- a CDS encoding beta-ketoacyl synthase N-terminal-like domain-containing protein: MSCNKIWINDFDIQSPVIPIGRDITDTLFNPKENWVSKRQFDFAALIGPYRKDVRRMNRTSTLGYLSATSIMEKSGLAKESFDPYGFGTVFSTTNASYESVLAVLNSLYQKSIEDVSPINFTYSVGNSLISGITMKYGLKGPSTMLPSTEPLLVASMILEQEDAERILVGNYNICLDDNLNFYRQFDYLQGDDQHFTGILEAAKGMVIREQAVSLVLESDAVHTGKEGCVLAGLSIKRKKKINSTLAQGQMKNMTSAYDVNSFVELSHFSPEDFEETIKLALSEAGVAASQVDAVIMCSCGNPGLDNAEYKAVSSLIPDAKMVSVHGIFGSNFGSSFMLNCAVAVASLQKQMLPPSEGVIDSKGRFTTKTESLNLKTVLVNGYNDLGNMITGVIKWN, from the coding sequence ATGAGTTGTAATAAAATCTGGATAAATGATTTTGACATACAAAGTCCCGTTATACCAATAGGCCGTGATATAACAGATACATTATTCAATCCAAAAGAGAATTGGGTTTCAAAGAGGCAATTTGATTTTGCAGCATTAATAGGCCCCTACAGAAAAGATGTTCGTAGAATGAATAGAACCTCTACCTTAGGATATCTTTCTGCTACTTCGATTATGGAAAAAAGCGGGCTTGCAAAAGAATCCTTTGACCCATACGGATTTGGCACAGTTTTTTCTACAACCAATGCAAGCTATGAGAGTGTTCTGGCTGTTTTAAACAGCCTATATCAAAAGAGTATAGAAGATGTTAGCCCGATAAATTTTACATATTCTGTTGGGAATTCGCTGATTTCAGGAATTACTATGAAGTATGGTCTAAAAGGACCAAGTACAATGCTGCCCTCTACTGAGCCATTATTGGTTGCATCAATGATTTTGGAGCAAGAGGATGCAGAAAGGATTCTTGTTGGTAATTACAATATTTGTTTAGACGATAACCTGAATTTCTATAGACAGTTTGACTACCTACAGGGTGATGATCAGCATTTCACCGGTATATTAGAGGCTGCAAAGGGAATGGTAATTCGTGAACAGGCAGTAAGCTTGGTTTTAGAGAGTGATGCTGTACATACCGGAAAGGAAGGCTGTGTTTTAGCCGGTTTGTCAATAAAACGAAAAAAGAAAATAAATAGTACACTTGCCCAAGGTCAAATGAAGAATATGACTTCCGCATATGATGTAAATAGTTTTGTTGAACTATCTCACTTCTCACCTGAGGATTTTGAAGAAACAATAAAACTTGCTTTATCTGAAGCAGGAGTAGCAGCGAGTCAAGTAGATGCAGTAATTATGTGTTCTTGCGGGAATCCCGGTCTGGATAATGCAGAATATAAAGCGGTATCTTCATTAATTCCTGATGCCAAAATGGTTTCTGTACATGGTATCTTTGGAAGTAACTTTGGAAGTAGTTTTATGTTAAATTGTGCTGTTGCTGTAGCCAGCCTCCAAAAACAGATGCTACCTCCGTCTGAGGGAGTTATAGACAGTAAGGGCAGATTTACAACTAAAACAGAGTCACTAAACCTCAAAACAGTTCTTGTAAATGGGTATAACGATTTGGGGAATATGATAACAGGGGTAATAAAATGGAACTAG
- a CDS encoding 3-oxoacyl-ACP reductase family protein translates to MELGLKGKVVLISGGSRGIGEALCEAFAGENCRIYFLYKSNSDLAKQVEKRIKETYDGVFIQGIKADITNSLECESVTQTIVDKEGSIDILINNAGIIQDGLFLMQSAEKWESVIKTNLFGNAALTSAVALSMFSNRKGNIINISSTAGIIGVKGQTNYCAAKAGIIGFTKALSKELGMKNIRVNAIAPGYIETDMTSNIKNLKDISTNIPLRRLGLPHEVAKTAVFLSSDAASYINGATIVVDGGLTA, encoded by the coding sequence ATGGAACTAGGATTAAAGGGAAAAGTCGTTTTAATAAGCGGAGGTAGCAGAGGAATAGGCGAAGCACTGTGTGAAGCCTTTGCAGGTGAAAATTGCAGAATATATTTTCTCTACAAAAGCAATTCTGATTTAGCAAAACAGGTTGAAAAAAGGATTAAAGAGACATATGACGGAGTATTTATTCAGGGCATTAAAGCAGATATTACGAATTCCTTGGAGTGTGAGTCTGTAACACAGACAATAGTTGATAAAGAAGGCTCAATTGATATTTTAATAAATAATGCAGGAATTATACAGGATGGATTATTTTTAATGCAAAGCGCAGAAAAGTGGGAGTCAGTGATAAAGACAAACCTATTTGGGAATGCAGCTTTAACCTCAGCAGTAGCACTGTCAATGTTTTCAAACCGAAAGGGTAACATTATTAATATATCATCTACAGCCGGAATTATAGGAGTTAAAGGGCAAACGAACTATTGCGCTGCAAAGGCTGGAATAATAGGCTTTACTAAAGCTCTATCAAAAGAATTAGGAATGAAAAATATCAGAGTAAACGCAATTGCTCCTGGATATATAGAAACTGATATGACAAGTAATATCAAGAATTTAAAAGATATAAGTACAAACATTCCACTAAGAAGATTAGGACTTCCGCATGAAGTTGCCAAAACAGCAGTATTCCTTTCTTCTGATGCTGCCAGTTATATTAATGGAGCAACTATTGTTGTAGATGGCGGTCTAACTGCTTAA